In the genome of Variibacter gotjawalensis, one region contains:
- the proC gene encoding pyrroline-5-carboxylate reductase: protein METLKTFKGTIALIGAGNMGGAMLRGWVELGLDPKHVMAVDPQPSPDVAALKAKGLRINAPPVEPVDVMLLAIKPQVAGEAINMLHQMVGPDTLMISIMAGKTIKFIDDCLPGEQSIVRAMPNTPAAIGRGISVAVANARVTKQQRALADALLKAAGLVEWVDDEGMIDAVTAVSGSGPAYVFLLAETMAAAGAKAGLPADLAMRLARATVAGSGELMQRSDLETAQLRQNVTSPGGTTAAALDVLMAKDGMAPLLDRAIAAAAKRAKQLAK, encoded by the coding sequence CGCGATGCTGCGCGGCTGGGTCGAGCTCGGCCTTGACCCCAAGCACGTGATGGCGGTCGATCCCCAGCCTTCGCCGGATGTCGCCGCGCTCAAAGCGAAAGGCCTTCGCATCAATGCGCCGCCGGTCGAGCCGGTCGACGTCATGCTGCTCGCCATCAAGCCGCAGGTCGCCGGCGAAGCGATCAACATGCTGCATCAGATGGTCGGCCCCGACACGCTCATGATCTCAATCATGGCCGGCAAGACAATCAAGTTCATCGACGATTGCTTGCCGGGCGAACAGTCGATCGTGCGGGCGATGCCGAATACGCCGGCCGCGATCGGTCGCGGCATTTCGGTCGCGGTCGCCAACGCACGCGTCACGAAGCAGCAGCGCGCGCTCGCGGATGCTTTGCTCAAGGCAGCAGGTCTTGTCGAATGGGTCGACGACGAAGGCATGATCGACGCGGTCACCGCGGTCTCGGGTTCCGGCCCGGCTTACGTCTTCCTCCTCGCCGAGACGATGGCGGCGGCGGGCGCCAAAGCGGGTCTGCCGGCGGATCTCGCGATGAGGCTCGCTCGCGCGACGGTGGCGGGCTCGGGCGAACTCATGCAGCGCTCCGATCTTGAGACCGCGCAACTGCGCCAGAATGTGACATCGCCGGGCGGCACCACGGCGGCCGCGCTCGATGTATTGATGGCGAAGGACGGTATGGCGCCGCTGCTGGACCGCGCCATTGCGGCTGCGGCGAAACGCGCGAAGCAACTCGCCAAATAG
- a CDS encoding TetR family transcriptional regulator → MAKKSQPSPADASATPPSGATDREKIIAAFLDLVAEGSFVRVDFSAISERAGVPLDRCRAEFNSPMSVLSGFVKDIDRRVLAGIDVDMAEEPPRERLFDILMRRLEIMAPHREAMRSLLRTARSNPPLAIALNGLAVRSQAWMLTAAGISTAGLRGAVRAQGLTGLYAEVLKTWVDDDDPGLARTLAILDRQLARGERWTKRLDQVARCLPNPSKFGRWRARDRRRDDRDEQVAV, encoded by the coding sequence ATGGCGAAGAAATCTCAACCCAGCCCGGCCGATGCGAGCGCAACGCCGCCATCCGGCGCGACCGATCGCGAAAAAATCATCGCGGCGTTTCTCGATCTTGTCGCCGAAGGTTCCTTCGTACGCGTCGATTTCAGCGCGATCTCGGAACGCGCCGGGGTCCCGCTCGACCGCTGCCGCGCCGAATTCAATTCACCGATGTCGGTGCTCTCCGGTTTCGTGAAAGACATTGATCGCCGCGTCCTCGCCGGCATTGACGTTGATATGGCGGAAGAGCCGCCGCGCGAGCGCCTGTTCGACATCCTGATGCGCCGTCTCGAAATCATGGCGCCGCACCGGGAGGCGATGCGCTCGCTGCTGCGCACCGCGCGCAGCAATCCGCCGCTGGCGATCGCGCTCAACGGCCTTGCGGTTCGCTCGCAAGCCTGGATGCTCACCGCTGCCGGCATCTCCACCGCCGGCCTCCGTGGCGCCGTCCGCGCCCAGGGCCTCACGGGTCTCTATGCCGAAGTGCTCAAAACGTGGGTCGATGATGACGATCCGGGTTTGGCGCGCACGCTCGCCATCCTCGATCGCCAACTTGCGCGTGGCGAGCGTTGGACGAAGCGCCTCGATCAGGTTGCGCGCTGCTTGCCGAATCCCAGCAAATTCGGCCGCTGGCGCGCGCGGGATCGCCGCCGCGACGATCGCGATGAACAAGTGGCCGTTTAA
- a CDS encoding ATP-binding protein translates to MTSVELPATQTLLGRVRQLWARITGAIKGRMPKGLYARSLLIIIVPMVALQSVVAFVFLERHWNSVTRKLSASVVQDIGAMIDVYQDVAKGADETRIKRIARDRFELTIDFLPGAELPAQSPRPFFSLLDHTLTNELGRKIRKPFWIDTVGQSNLVEIRIKLDNTVMRVFAPRNAAYASNSHIFMVWMVATSLVLLGVAILFLRNQIKPILQLADAAESFGKGREVPSFKPRGATEVRRASLAFIEMKRRIERTVDQRTTMLAGVSHDLRTLLTRFKLELALLGEGPEIDAMRSDVNEMERMLEDYLAFARGDSGEQSQATDVGKLLEQLASGAERSGHNVTSLFYGEPMVTLKPDAFARCVGNLVSNASRFAKDIVITGHRDHRYLTVTVDDNGPGIPAEMREEVFKPFLRLDNARNQDQGGTGLGLAIARDIARSHGGDITLADSPKGGLRAAIRVPV, encoded by the coding sequence ATGACGAGCGTCGAACTCCCGGCCACGCAGACGTTGCTCGGGCGAGTTCGTCAGCTCTGGGCGCGCATTACCGGTGCGATCAAGGGCCGAATGCCGAAAGGGCTTTATGCCCGCTCACTGCTGATCATCATCGTGCCGATGGTCGCGCTGCAATCGGTCGTCGCCTTCGTGTTCCTCGAGCGGCACTGGAACTCGGTGACGCGCAAGCTATCGGCGTCGGTCGTGCAGGACATCGGCGCGATGATCGATGTTTATCAGGATGTCGCGAAAGGTGCCGACGAGACGCGCATCAAGCGCATCGCACGCGACCGTTTCGAGCTGACGATCGATTTCCTGCCGGGCGCCGAATTGCCGGCGCAATCGCCACGGCCTTTCTTCTCGCTGCTCGATCACACGCTGACCAACGAACTCGGCCGCAAAATTCGCAAGCCATTTTGGATCGACACCGTCGGACAATCGAACCTCGTCGAGATCCGCATCAAGCTCGACAACACGGTGATGCGCGTGTTCGCGCCACGCAACGCCGCCTATGCGTCGAACTCGCATATCTTCATGGTGTGGATGGTCGCAACATCGCTCGTGTTGCTCGGCGTCGCGATCCTGTTTCTGCGCAATCAGATCAAGCCGATCCTGCAGCTCGCGGATGCCGCCGAAAGTTTCGGCAAAGGCCGCGAAGTGCCGAGCTTCAAGCCGCGCGGCGCGACGGAGGTTCGGCGCGCGAGCCTCGCCTTCATCGAGATGAAGCGGCGCATCGAGCGCACCGTCGATCAACGCACGACGATGCTCGCCGGCGTCTCGCACGATCTGCGGACGTTGCTGACGCGCTTCAAACTCGAACTCGCGCTGCTCGGCGAAGGTCCCGAGATCGATGCGATGCGCAGCGACGTCAACGAAATGGAGCGCATGCTCGAAGATTATCTCGCGTTCGCGCGCGGCGATTCGGGCGAACAGTCGCAGGCGACCGATGTCGGCAAATTGCTCGAGCAGCTCGCGAGCGGCGCCGAGCGCAGCGGACACAACGTGACGAGCTTGTTCTACGGCGAACCGATGGTGACGCTGAAGCCGGATGCCTTTGCACGTTGCGTCGGAAATCTCGTCTCGAATGCGTCGCGGTTTGCCAAGGACATCGTCATCACGGGGCATCGCGACCATCGCTATCTCACCGTGACGGTCGACGACAACGGACCCGGTATCCCAGCCGAGATGCGCGAAGAAGTGTTCAAGCCGTTTTTGCGGCTCGATAATGCGCGCAATCAGGACCAGGGGGGGACGGGGCTCGGCCTGGCCATCGCGCGCGATATAGCGCGCTCACACGGCGGCGACATTACGCTGGCGGACAGCCCCAAGGGCGGCCTGCGGGCCGCGATCCGCGTTCCGGTTTAA
- a CDS encoding response regulator, producing the protein MTGGSVAEKTPLTDDAPHLLLVDDDRRIRDLLSRYLSNVGFRVSTAENATQARARLENLRFDLLILDVMMPGESGFDLARSIRENSAVPILMLTARSDSNDRIQGLEIGADDYVPKPFEPRELSLRIANILKRAQTKAGPAREQVAFGEFVFHVGREELRQGDRVIHLTDREREMMRILAEQQGEVVPRLALAGNSSINERAVDVQINRLRRKIERDPANPLIVQTVRGIGYRLMITT; encoded by the coding sequence ATGACGGGAGGCAGCGTGGCCGAAAAGACGCCGCTCACCGACGACGCACCGCATCTGCTGCTGGTCGACGACGACCGGCGTATTCGCGATCTGTTGTCGCGCTATCTCAGCAATGTAGGCTTCCGTGTATCGACCGCCGAGAACGCGACGCAAGCGCGGGCGCGTCTCGAAAATCTGCGCTTCGATCTGCTGATTCTCGACGTGATGATGCCGGGCGAATCCGGCTTCGACCTCGCGCGATCGATCCGCGAGAATTCGGCGGTGCCGATCCTGATGCTCACGGCGCGCTCCGACAGCAACGATCGCATTCAAGGTCTCGAAATCGGCGCCGACGACTACGTTCCGAAGCCGTTCGAGCCGCGCGAGCTATCGCTGCGGATCGCTAATATTCTCAAGCGGGCGCAGACGAAAGCAGGGCCGGCGCGCGAACAGGTCGCATTCGGCGAATTCGTCTTCCATGTCGGGCGCGAAGAATTGCGCCAAGGCGACCGCGTCATCCACCTCACGGACCGCGAGCGCGAGATGATGCGCATCCTCGCCGAACAGCAAGGCGAGGTCGTGCCGCGACTGGCACTCGCCGGAAATTCCTCGATCAACGAGCGCGCGGTCGACGTGCAGATCAATCGCCTGCGCCGCAAGATCGAGCGCGACCCCGCTAATCCGCTGATCGTGCAGACTGTGCGCGGCATCGGCTATCGCCTGATGATCACGACATGA
- a CDS encoding MarR family winged helix-turn-helix transcriptional regulator, whose amino-acid sequence MNSVAKSAAPVAPSREAPQPRWDIIELLFFAYRDFVGDPDDVLAKFGFGRAHHRVVHFVNRNPGMTVAELLDILRITKQSLGRVLKQLIDQGYVEQREGPQDRRQRLLYVTAKGSTLALDLAGLQTERITRALAEIAPGDDEAARRFLAAMIDRDARADAQRLIQSPTGTE is encoded by the coding sequence ATGAATTCGGTTGCCAAATCTGCCGCGCCAGTCGCGCCATCGCGCGAGGCTCCTCAGCCGCGCTGGGACATCATTGAGCTGTTGTTTTTCGCCTATCGCGACTTCGTCGGCGATCCCGATGACGTCCTCGCAAAATTCGGGTTCGGGCGCGCGCATCATCGCGTGGTGCATTTCGTAAACCGCAATCCCGGCATGACGGTCGCCGAACTCTTGGACATTCTGCGCATCACCAAGCAATCGCTCGGCCGCGTGCTCAAGCAGTTGATCGATCAAGGCTACGTCGAGCAGCGCGAAGGCCCGCAGGATCGCCGGCAGCGTTTGCTCTACGTCACCGCCAAAGGTTCGACGCTAGCGCTCGATCTCGCCGGGCTGCAGACCGAGCGTATTACACGCGCGCTTGCCGAGATCGCGCCGGGTGATGACGAAGCCGCGCGGCGTTTCCTCGCCGCGATGATCGATCGCGATGCGCGCGCGGATGCGCAGAGGCTCATCCAGAGCCCGACAGGCACCGAATGA
- a CDS encoding MATE family efflux transporter, translating to MSAISYANDSARSAWTAELKATLWLGAPLVATNLAQIALGTTDLLFIGRLGAESLAAAAIGVNLFFAVLIFGIGVASATAPMMANELGRNRFSVRDLRRTFRQGLWICVFIAIPTWIILWNTEAILLLLGQKPELAAAAQPFVRAIMWSVLPFLVFVVLRSFVAALERPMWALLVTLAAIVFNVVANWVLVFGHLGFPALGLTGSGIATTLSNFFLLGAMCVVVSYHKRFRRYRLFGRWWRPDWPRLAELWRLGLPIGVTMAFEITIFNAAVFMMGRIGVTEAAAHAIAIQIAAATFMVPMGLSQAATVRVGRAYGAKDTEGIARAGWTAFALSLGFMSITCVTMMTMPGILTAAFIDTTNPANLAVATMAASFLFFAGVFQIADGAQVVAAGALRGLRDTRMPMLIAAFGYWVMGLPLCLALGFWSGLGGVGIWIALATSLAVVAVIMVWRWVNRERLGLTQG from the coding sequence ATGAGTGCCATCAGCTACGCGAATGATAGCGCACGCTCGGCTTGGACGGCCGAGCTGAAGGCGACGCTGTGGCTTGGCGCACCGCTGGTCGCGACGAACCTCGCGCAGATCGCGCTCGGCACCACCGACCTTCTCTTCATCGGCCGTCTCGGCGCCGAATCCCTCGCGGCCGCCGCTATCGGCGTGAACCTCTTCTTCGCAGTGCTGATCTTCGGCATCGGCGTTGCGAGCGCGACCGCGCCGATGATGGCGAACGAGCTTGGCCGCAATCGCTTCTCGGTGCGCGATCTGCGCCGGACCTTCCGCCAAGGTTTGTGGATCTGCGTTTTCATCGCGATCCCAACGTGGATCATCCTGTGGAACACGGAAGCGATCTTGCTGCTGCTCGGCCAGAAGCCGGAGCTCGCAGCCGCCGCGCAGCCGTTCGTGCGCGCGATCATGTGGTCGGTGTTGCCGTTTCTGGTCTTCGTCGTGTTGCGTTCGTTCGTCGCCGCGCTGGAGCGGCCGATGTGGGCGCTGCTCGTCACGCTCGCCGCCATCGTGTTCAACGTGGTTGCGAACTGGGTTCTGGTGTTCGGACATCTCGGCTTTCCGGCGCTCGGCCTCACCGGCTCCGGCATAGCGACGACGCTGTCGAACTTCTTCCTGCTCGGCGCGATGTGCGTCGTCGTGAGCTATCACAAGCGCTTCCGCCGCTATCGCTTGTTCGGCCGCTGGTGGCGGCCCGACTGGCCGCGCCTTGCCGAACTCTGGCGCCTCGGTCTGCCGATCGGCGTGACGATGGCGTTCGAGATCACAATCTTCAACGCCGCGGTTTTCATGATGGGGCGCATCGGCGTCACCGAAGCCGCCGCGCATGCGATTGCGATCCAGATCGCGGCCGCAACCTTCATGGTGCCGATGGGGCTCAGCCAAGCCGCGACGGTGCGCGTCGGGCGCGCTTACGGTGCGAAGGATACGGAGGGGATCGCGCGCGCGGGCTGGACAGCTTTTGCGCTCAGCCTCGGCTTTATGAGCATCACCTGCGTCACAATGATGACGATGCCGGGAATTTTGACCGCCGCGTTTATCGACACGACGAACCCGGCGAACCTCGCGGTCGCGACGATGGCGGCGTCGTTCTTGTTCTTCGCCGGCGTGTTCCAAATCGCCGATGGCGCGCAAGTCGTCGCGGCCGGCGCGCTGCGTGGTTTGCGCGACACGCGCATGCCGATGCTGATCGCTGCGTTCGGCTATTGGGTGATGGGATTGCCGCTCTGCCTCGCACTCGGCTTCTGGAGCGGCCTCGGCGGAGTCGGTATCTGGATCGCGCTGGCAACGAGCCTCGCGGTTGTCGCGGTCATAATGGTGTGGCGCTGGGTGAATCGCGAAAGGCTCGGGCTGACACAGGGCTGA
- a CDS encoding molybdenum cofactor biosynthesis protein MoaE, whose amino-acid sequence MTVRIQREPFDASAESDALSKGRHDVGAVVTFTGVCRGIEGDDTVRAMTLEHYPGMAEEEIEGHVAEAQKRWKLLGVTVVHRYGRFEPGDPIVLVVTASSHREDAFAAANFLMDYLKTKAPFWKREERSDGDRWVDATDADDEAAERWT is encoded by the coding sequence ATGACGGTGCGCATCCAGCGCGAGCCGTTCGACGCGAGCGCGGAATCCGATGCGCTGTCGAAAGGCCGTCATGACGTCGGCGCCGTCGTAACGTTCACTGGCGTTTGCCGCGGCATCGAAGGCGACGACACCGTGCGTGCGATGACGCTCGAACATTACCCCGGCATGGCCGAGGAAGAGATCGAGGGTCACGTCGCAGAAGCTCAGAAGCGATGGAAGTTGCTCGGCGTCACGGTCGTGCATCGCTACGGCCGCTTCGAACCCGGCGATCCAATCGTGCTCGTCGTCACGGCATCGTCGCATCGCGAAGACGCCTTCGCGGCAGCGAATTTCCTGATGGACTATCTGAAAACCAAAGCGCCGTTCTGGAAGCGCGAAGAGCGTTCCGACGGCGACCGCTGGGTCGACGCCACGGACGCGGATGACGAGGCCGCCGAGCGCTGGACGTAG
- the moaD gene encoding molybdopterin converting factor subunit 1 produces the protein MRVLYFAWLRERIGKTDEDIALPQDVRTAGELIDWLTQRGDEYAHAFENPKVVRVAIDRKHVKHDVAIAGAREIAFFPPMTGG, from the coding sequence TTGCGCGTTCTCTATTTCGCATGGCTGCGTGAGCGCATCGGCAAGACCGATGAAGATATCGCCTTGCCGCAAGACGTGCGCACGGCCGGCGAATTGATCGATTGGCTGACGCAGCGCGGCGACGAATACGCGCACGCTTTCGAAAATCCGAAAGTCGTGCGTGTTGCGATCGACCGCAAGCACGTCAAACACGACGTCGCGATTGCGGGCGCGCGCGAGATCGCCTTTTTCCCACCGATGACGGGCGGCTGA
- the pgsA gene encoding CDP-diacylglycerol--glycerol-3-phosphate 3-phosphatidyltransferase, which produces MTIATPRPGSRTFSLANLLTFGRIAAVPLVIGCMLYSHVFQGGIWLRWVALAIYTIAALTDYLDGYIARAWEQTSALGRMLDPIADKLLVASCLMMLAADGTIVGWTLIAGLIILCREILVSGLREHLAELHVRVPVSQLAKWKTVAQLVAVGFLVAGEAGDKVFPYNTDVGLMLLWLAAILTLYTGWDYARAAGKHLIED; this is translated from the coding sequence ATGACCATCGCCACGCCCCGGCCGGGAAGCCGCACATTCTCCCTGGCCAATCTTCTGACCTTCGGCCGTATCGCCGCGGTGCCGCTGGTGATCGGCTGCATGCTGTATTCGCACGTCTTTCAGGGCGGCATCTGGCTGCGCTGGGTCGCGCTGGCGATCTATACGATCGCGGCACTGACGGACTATCTCGACGGCTATATCGCACGCGCCTGGGAGCAGACGTCTGCCCTCGGCCGCATGCTCGACCCGATTGCCGACAAGCTGCTCGTCGCCTCCTGTCTGATGATGCTCGCTGCCGACGGCACGATCGTCGGCTGGACGCTGATCGCGGGCCTCATCATTCTGTGCCGCGAGATTCTCGTTTCCGGTTTGCGCGAGCATCTTGCCGAACTGCACGTTCGCGTTCCGGTCTCGCAACTCGCAAAATGGAAGACGGTCGCGCAACTTGTTGCGGTCGGCTTCCTGGTCGCCGGCGAAGCGGGCGACAAAGTCTTTCCGTACAACACCGACGTCGGCCTCATGCTGCTGTGGCTTGCCGCAATCCTCACGCTCTACACGGGCTGGGATTATGCGCGCGCTGCCGGCAAGCACCTGATCGAGGACTGA
- the uvrC gene encoding excinuclease ABC subunit UvrC has translation MNRPKDIEPGIEPDEKDEEASLPEEQTEAFDLVSPEGVAAGHAALARYVKLAPSAPGVYRMIDAAGEVLYVGKAKNIRKRVTNYLRPGHDGRISRMIASIASVEFVSTHTETEALLLEANLIKRLRPRFNVLMRDDKSFPYILITKEERPAQIVKHRGARSTPGAYFGPFASAGSVGRTITTLQRAFLLRSCSDAVFDSRTRPCLLHQIKRCSAPCTDEISRDDYGALVGEATAFLSGRSQAVKEHLATDMQAAAEAMDYERAAIYRDRLAALSAVQAQQGINPRATNEADVFAIHQQGGFTCIEVFFFRTGQNWGNRAYFPRADRALEPGAVLSAFIAQFYDDKPCPRLVLVSHALEDQALLAEALSVKSEVKVEVSVPQRGEKKELVDHALANGREALARKLAESSSQLRLLQAMAQAFALPDIPKRIEVYDNSHIQGTNALGAMIVAGREGFRKDQYRKFNIRSTTLTPGDDYGMMREVLTRRFKRLIDEAPRAAPAVPVEDIAGDVAPVIHPQAVEDDDAAPDSPWPDLVMIDGGLGQLTAARETFAELGIVDVPLIAIAKGVDRDAGRESFFQPGRQAFRLPPRDPVLYFVQRLRDEAHRFAIGSHRQKRAKGLREGGLQEIPGIGPTRKRALLHHFGTLKAIERASAADLANVPGINAETARKIYDFFHDGGANRPAGTG, from the coding sequence GCGGCCGGCGAAGTGCTTTACGTCGGCAAAGCGAAGAATATCCGCAAGCGCGTCACGAACTATCTGCGGCCGGGCCATGACGGCCGCATTAGCCGCATGATCGCATCGATCGCGAGCGTCGAGTTCGTCTCGACACATACCGAAACCGAAGCGCTGCTGCTCGAAGCGAATCTCATCAAGCGATTGCGCCCGCGCTTCAACGTGCTGATGCGGGACGACAAGTCGTTCCCGTATATTCTCATCACAAAAGAAGAGCGGCCGGCGCAGATCGTGAAGCATCGCGGCGCGCGCAGCACGCCCGGCGCGTATTTCGGGCCGTTCGCGTCGGCGGGTTCGGTCGGCCGCACGATCACGACACTGCAGCGCGCGTTCCTTCTGCGGTCGTGCTCGGACGCCGTATTCGATAGCCGCACGCGGCCGTGTCTCTTGCATCAGATCAAACGCTGTTCGGCGCCGTGCACGGACGAAATTTCGCGCGACGACTACGGCGCGCTTGTCGGCGAAGCGACGGCGTTTCTGTCCGGCCGCAGTCAGGCCGTGAAGGAGCACCTCGCAACCGACATGCAGGCGGCCGCCGAGGCGATGGATTACGAACGCGCCGCGATTTATCGCGACCGTCTTGCCGCGTTGTCCGCCGTTCAAGCGCAGCAGGGCATCAATCCACGCGCGACAAACGAGGCCGACGTCTTCGCGATTCATCAGCAAGGCGGCTTCACCTGCATCGAGGTCTTCTTCTTCCGGACGGGTCAGAACTGGGGCAACCGCGCCTACTTCCCGCGCGCCGACCGCGCGCTTGAACCTGGCGCAGTGCTGAGCGCCTTCATCGCGCAATTCTACGACGACAAGCCGTGCCCGCGGCTCGTGCTCGTTTCGCATGCGCTGGAAGATCAAGCACTTCTTGCCGAAGCGTTGTCGGTGAAGAGCGAAGTGAAGGTCGAGGTTTCGGTGCCGCAGCGCGGCGAGAAGAAAGAACTCGTCGATCACGCGCTCGCCAACGGCCGCGAGGCGCTGGCGCGCAAGCTCGCAGAGTCATCGTCGCAGCTTCGTTTGTTGCAGGCGATGGCGCAGGCGTTTGCGCTGCCAGATATTCCGAAGCGCATCGAGGTTTACGATAACAGCCATATCCAAGGCACCAATGCGCTCGGCGCGATGATCGTCGCGGGCCGCGAAGGCTTCCGCAAAGACCAGTATCGCAAGTTCAACATTCGCTCGACGACGCTGACGCCCGGCGACGACTACGGGATGATGCGCGAAGTCCTGACGCGCCGCTTCAAACGCCTGATCGACGAAGCGCCGCGCGCCGCGCCGGCTGTGCCAGTCGAGGACATCGCCGGCGACGTCGCGCCCGTGATCCATCCACAGGCCGTCGAGGACGACGACGCGGCGCCGGATTCGCCGTGGCCGGATCTGGTGATGATCGACGGCGGCCTCGGGCAGCTCACGGCGGCACGCGAGACTTTCGCGGAACTCGGTATCGTCGATGTTCCGCTGATCGCGATCGCCAAGGGCGTGGACCGCGATGCCGGGCGCGAAAGCTTCTTTCAGCCGGGCCGCCAAGCCTTTCGGCTACCGCCGCGCGACCCCGTCCTCTACTTCGTCCAGCGCCTGCGCGACGAAGCGCATCGTTTTGCCATCGGCTCGCACCGCCAGAAGCGCGCCAAGGGCCTCCGCGAGGGGGGCTTGCAGGAAATCCCCGGTATCGGGCCGACGCGCAAACGCGCCCTGCTGCATCACTTCGGTACCCTGAAGGCGATCGAACGCGCCTCGGCCGCCGATCTCGCCAACGTGCCCGGCATCAATGCCGAAACGGCCCGCAAGATCTATGACTTCTTCCATGACGGAGGGGCCAATCGCCCCGCCGGCACGGGTTAG